Genomic DNA from Chlorogloeopsis sp. ULAP01:
GAATTGAATTGGGGGGATAAGAGAGAGGAACATGGTTTGAATTTGTAGCACCATGAAGCTAAATAAACCGATGCACAGCGAAATTACAATCAAATCCTGAATCAATTCCAGTGCTTGCACAATTCGTCCCAGATTTAACCAGCTTTCCCGCTTCACGGGCTTAACTGGCACGTCTTTAAGTAATAGCATTGTGTAAAGACTCCGATGAAGGTGAATGGGTAGGCGAAGAGTATGGGAAGCAGGGGGAAAATTAAGAATATTCCTTCTGCCTTCTGCCCTCAGCGTAGCTGCCTTTCCTAATAATGATTTCCAACCTTGCGATGATGAACGGCAGTCAAAGCATCTATTTTGGCGACTCTTCCAGTTTGGACGTTGCTGTAAATAATCCAGTGATCGCTACACTCCATTCGCATCGTAACTTCACATTCCATGTATGCTAGTGCTTCCGCCAAAATTGGACAGCCATTGCTAGCAGAATAGGTTTTAATGCCTGCAAACCGATCTGCACCAGGAGAGAAACGCTTGAGGAAATGTTTCATTAAGCTTTGGTAGTTATCTTCCTCTAAAACGTTAAGAATAAAGCGATCGCCTACGTGTAGTAATGATTCAATTGCCCGATCTTTGGCAACTGCGATCGCTATTCCCAAAGGATTCATGCTCGCCTGCATTACCCAAGAGGCTAACATGGCACTCTTTACGTCTCCTTTGCGAGCAGTAATAATATAAAGCCCACTGCTAAGACGCCCCAGTGATCGTTCTAAATCATTATCTAAAGCTTTAATTTGTTTGATCGTGCGATCGCGAGTTAGCCATTGTCCGATATCTGTCCCCGCCTCATCACACATCTGTTCGGTAATCTGCGTCGGTGGTTCTTTAATCAAAATTGGTGGAAAAGCTTCGGTTAGCCCAATTTCTTGAAACTTGTTCCGCAGGGGATAAATTGGCTCATCTTCTCCACCCCCAGTTTCAAACAGTCCGATCGCTTGCTTGTTGTGTGCGGCTGCAAGAATTGTACTTAAAGCTGCGTGGGCATTTTGATTCGATTGGGATGGCATCCCAATAACTAAACCTGTCGCTTGATTTACCAACTCTCGTACTTCATGGGGTTCAGCATCACTTAAATCTACCAGTTCTACCGCCACTCCATTTCTCTGAATACCATGAGCGATCGCCCTTGCCAATTGGTCGCTATAGCCGTAATCTTCAGAGTAGAAAAGGGCAACTAAAGTATCTGCCTTCGCTTGTTCTTGACTCCACTGCTGATAGCAATTTACCCAGTTTGACAGATGATGTTGCAGAAGTGGCCCGTGTCCGGTAGCGATTATACCCACATCTAATTTATCTATCCGCTTGATTGCAGACAAAACAGAACGAGCATTTGGAGCCATCAAGCAGTCGTAGTAATATTTAAAATCTGCTTCAATTAGCTCTGGATCTTCATCAAAAGTGTAATCGTTGCAATAATGCATCCCAAATGCATCGCAAGTGAACAGGATGCGGGTTTTAGCATCATAGGTAAAGATAGTATCAGGCCAGTGCAGATTCGGGGCAGAAACGAATTCTAACTCATGTCCATTGCCTAGATTCAAGCGATCACCATTCTTGACAATCAGAGATTGAAATGGCTGATGCACCATATTTTGGAGGAATTGGATTGCAACCTTTGCCCCAACTACTGTCACTTGGGGGGCTAACTGCAATACTTCCTTAACTAAGCCACTGTGATCCGGTTCGGTGTGACTAATAATTAAATAATCCAGAGTTGAAAGGTCAATTAACCCTGTCAACGCGTCCAAATACAACTCCTGAAACTTGCGGTGAGAGGTGTCGATTAAGGCAGTCTTTTCACCTTGAACAAGAAACGAGTTATAAGTTGTACCATTCTGCAATCCAAACTCAATATCAAAGCGATCGCGATCCCAATCAAGAGAACGAAGACACAATGTTTCAGATCCGATCTCGACTGTTTGCATGGTCAAGCGACCTTGCGGTTTGGTATTTTCAGATCGAGCAGTAAGTACAACCATACGCTGCTGCCTCCAATAACTTTTGGCGTGAGTAATCTTACTCTTATGGTTATCCAGATACACTCGATTTGTAAAATGTCAATTTTTAAAGCAATACATTAGTTATTTAAAACTAAAAGCAAGATTGTGTTTGCCTATTCTTATCATTGGAATTTGCAACTTTTCTCTGAGCCTATTGCCTATCATCGCGATCGCACTTAGACTGCTGATGAGGCAGATTTTTAGATGGATTCACGGAACCCGGACAAAAAAGACGATTTCCAATCCAAAATCTAAAATCCGAAATGGTATAAGATTCCCATTAATACCCTGATTTGGAGGGGCAGAATGTATATCTGTGTTATTGCAGACTACGGTACAGGAGATCCAGCATTTACTGAAGTCGTGCAACGTCTGTTGATGGCTTTTCCCCATGCTCAGGTTCATTCACTTTCGGTTCCTCCATTCAGTACCCTGGCAACGGGTTTCTGGATTGCTCAACTAGGCTTAAATCCTGGTTATAGCGATCGCCTAATTTATCACAACTGCGCACCTCGCCAAGACGATCCGCAATCTCGTCGAGACAATGAGGGTGAAGGATTAACCTATGCTTTGTTATCCAATGACGTAAAAGTGGTTGGTGTGAATGCGGGTTATACCCTTTCCTTCGTCAAAAATCATACTAAGTTGTTGAAAGTTGTCAACGTTTCTCGTGGTGGTTCCCAGTTTCGCTCACGGGATGTATTTCCTCCTGCTGCGGCTGCGATCGTAAATGAAGATTTTAGTCTTTTGGGAGATAGCATCGATCCTGAGCAAATTCCAGATGTTCCCCTTGATCGGATTGCTTGGATTGATGGTTACGGTAACATTAAAACCACAATTCCGGCAGATACGATCAACTTAGAACCTGAAACCAAAGTAGTGATTAGGATTGGAGATGTAGTCAGCGATGCAGTGTATTCCGATGGTAGCTTTAAGGTACCCGAAGGAACTTTAGCTTTTGCTCCTGGTAGCTCTGGTTGGCAATCAGCCTCAGGAGGAGAACCAATACGCTGGATGGAGCTATTTCTACGTGGTGGTAATGCTTGGGAGCGGTTTGGTAAGCCCCGTGTAAATCAGCGCATCACTCAAATTGCTTAGTTTGAGGGCAAAAGTCTGCTATGAAGCGATCGCTTTAATTAAACGGAAGTAGGATTAACATTTTCAGGAAAAGATACATCTTTATAAATATCTGCGAGGGAACAAGAAAAATTCACGCTGGTGAACTGTAATTCTTGATTTCCTCGATAGCTATAAAGCACCCATCTACCCTCACAATTGCGACGAAAACAATCAACTCGCTTGCGGGTTTGACTGATGAGGATATATTCTTGCAACGTTTCTAATTCTTGATAGTCACTAAATTTATCACCTCGGTCAAAAGCTTCTGTAGATGGAGATAGAACTTCAATAATTAAACAAGGATAGCGTTTGAAATATTCAAAATTTGTATCTCGTTGATCGCAAGTAATCATGATATCAGGATAATAGAAAATATTCAGTGATTCGATGCGGGCTTTCATATCTGTGGCATAGAGACGACAGCCTGTTCCACGCACATGATTTCTGAGGAAGGCGATGAGATTAGTCGCAATTGTGACGTGGGCATCGCTTACCCCTGACATCGCATAAATTTTTCCTTGAATGTATTCGTGTTTAATTGGGCTAGATTTTTCAGCCTCTAGATAATCTTCTGGAGAAAGATAGGAGTGAGATTGACTAACAGTCATACAACACCCGCATTTAATTACCATATTTATTGGTCATTATATAAATTTAGTATTACTGGTTTTATTAAGCTGCGATCGCACAAACATCAATAGTGTTAAAGGTTCAATCTCACCTCAAAAAGCCAGCTTCGAGGTGTATGGCTAGGCGATCGTATTTAAATGATACTTATGTACTACAGTAAATATCCTAATTAAGCTTGAGAAGCGATAAATAGCAAACACTAGGATTGACTCTTGAAGCGGGCAGCGAGAATCGAACTCGCATCAATAGCTTGGAAGGCTATGGTTTTACCACTAAACTATGCCCGCAAACTTTCAACTTGAGTAATATAACACAGGCTGAGTTAAATATCAACTCTAGTCACGCTGAATTGGCATAAGTATAACCCAAATCCTTTGGAGTGACTTGCTAGTACTCCACCACATTGATTGTGACAAGCCGCAAGTTTCAGATCCCCGAATATCTTGGCAGCAATTAAAAATCAAATCCAAATATAAAAAAACGGGTAAAAGTTTCTCTCAAACCTTAACCCGCTTAACTACTTAATTTACAGACTAACTCTTAAACTACTTGCAAACTTTAAACCATCTCTGAGGATGTTTGCACTACTGGTTGTGGTTGGGGTTGGAACATGAACAACGAGTACACCACATCTCTGCGGATATTGACCATCATATCCAAGAAGAGTTCATAACCCTCGGTTTTGTACTCAATCAACGGATCTTTTTGACCATAACCCCGCAATCCGACAGATTCGCGCAGAGCATCCATTTGTTGTAGGTGTTCTCGCCACAATGTATCAATTCGCTGCAAGATAAAGAACCTTTCGGCTTGGCGCATCAATCCGGGTTGGATTTGATCTATTTGAGCTTCCTTCATGTCGTAGGCGATTCGCACCTGTTCGTGCAGAAATGCTTTAATCTCGCCCATTGACATATCTTCTAATTGAGTTGGCTGCAAGTCTGCCAGTAAATAGACAAATTCTTTAACTTTTTCCACCAACTTGTCCAATTCCCACTCTTCTGAGGGTAAATCGGGGTTGATGTAGTAGTTAACGATGTCATCCATCGTTCTTTCAGCGTACTCAATTACTTGTTCTTTTAAGTCTTGCCCTTCCAATACCCGGCGGCGTTCAGCGTAAATGGCTTTACGCTGATTGTTCATTACCTCGTCATACTCAAATACCTGCTTACGGATGTCGTAGTAGTAGGTTTCAACTTTTTTCTGTGCGCCTTCCAAACTGCGAGTCAACATCCCCGATTCAATCGGCATATCTTCTTCGACATTGAAGGCATCCATTAACCGCGCTACGCGATCGCCTCCAAAAATCCGCATCAAGTTATCCTCTAAACTGAGGAAAAATCTGGTTGAACCAGGATCGCCTTGTCTTCCGGCACGTCCCCGCAATTGGTTGTCAATCCGCCGCGACTCGTGGCGTTCTGTACCAATTACGTGCAAACCTCCCAAGTCAACTACTTCTTGGTGTTCACGATTGGTAAACGCTTCGTATTCTTGCTTAACGCGGTTGTATGCTTGTCGCAATTGTTGAACTATGGGATCGTCAGTGGGAGCTTTTTCTGCGGCTATAGCTACCTTGTCTTCTGCTTCTAGCTCTGGTAGACTGCGATCGCCATACTCTCGCACCGCAGATTCCACTGCTTGTCTGAGTAACTGTTCTGTTTCTTTAGAAAGTTGAGTTGGGAAAACCTGAGGCGAAGCCTTCCAAGTTTTGACTTTCCTGCCTGGGGCAAAACCTTGTCCGCCACCAGTGGCAGCAGGAGGTAAACCACCAGCCCTGTGAATGGCAAATATATCTTCATCTTCTGGCTTGACAATTCGAGGTAGGAGGTATTCCCGCAGCTTCAGACGAGCCATATATTCTGAGTTACCACCCAAAATAATATCCGTACCTCTACCAGCCATGTTTGTCGCGATAGTTACGGCTCCCTTGCGTCCTGCCTGAGCCACAATCTCCGCTTCACGCTCCACGTTCTCTGGTCGAGCGTTGAGCAGTTCGTGGGGAACACTCATCTGCTTTAATAACTGACTGAGATATTCTGATTTTTCTACGCTTGTGGTTCCCACCAGTACAGGTCTACCAAGGTTGTGCATTTCAGCACATTCTTGAGCGATCGCCCGCCATTTTCCTGCTTCGGTCTTAAACACCATATCAGACAAATCTTGGCGTCTTCTGGTTCTGTTGGTGGGGATGACAGTTACTTCTAGTTTGTAAATTTTTTCAAATTCTGCTTCTTCTGTCTTTGCTGTTCCAGTCATACCAGCTAATTTTGGATACAGCAAAAACAGATTTTGATAGGTAATTGTTGCTAGAGTTTGGGTTTCCGGCTGAATTTCTACTCTTTCTTTTGCTTCAATAGCCTGGTGTAGTCCGTCGCTCCAGCGCCTTCCGGGAAGCACCCGCCCAGTAAATTCGTCTACAATTACTACTTCTCCATTACGAACGATGTAATTTACATCCTTGAGGAAAAGTTCTTTGGCTTTAATGGCGTTAAAGACAAAATGCGCCCACGGATCTTCCGGATCAAACAAATCTTTTACTTCTAAAAGCCTTTCTGCTTCGGCAAAACCCTCGTCTGTCAATAGCACGTTACGAGCTTTTTCATCCACCTCGTAATGCTCGTCTTTTTTGAGTGCGTTGGCAATTCGGGCAGCTTCGGTGTATTTTTCTGTTGGTCGTTCGACTTGCCCGGAAATAATTAACGGAGTCCGCGCCTCGTCAATTAAAATCGAGTCTACCTCGTCAATCACACAATAGTTGAACGGACGCTGTACCACATCTGCCATCGACGTTGCCATATTGTCGCGCAGGTAGTCAAAGCCAACCTCGCTGTTAGTGACGTAGGTAATATCACAATCGTAATTTTTCTTCCGCTCTTGAGGAGTCATGCTAGCCTGAATTAGCCCTACACTCAAGCCTAAGAAACGATGTACTTGTCCCATCCATTCCGCGTCCCTACGAG
This window encodes:
- a CDS encoding diflavin flavoprotein, with product MVVLTARSENTKPQGRLTMQTVEIGSETLCLRSLDWDRDRFDIEFGLQNGTTYNSFLVQGEKTALIDTSHRKFQELYLDALTGLIDLSTLDYLIISHTEPDHSGLVKEVLQLAPQVTVVGAKVAIQFLQNMVHQPFQSLIVKNGDRLNLGNGHELEFVSAPNLHWPDTIFTYDAKTRILFTCDAFGMHYCNDYTFDEDPELIEADFKYYYDCLMAPNARSVLSAIKRIDKLDVGIIATGHGPLLQHHLSNWVNCYQQWSQEQAKADTLVALFYSEDYGYSDQLARAIAHGIQRNGVAVELVDLSDAEPHEVRELVNQATGLVIGMPSQSNQNAHAALSTILAAAHNKQAIGLFETGGGEDEPIYPLRNKFQEIGLTEAFPPILIKEPPTQITEQMCDEAGTDIGQWLTRDRTIKQIKALDNDLERSLGRLSSGLYIITARKGDVKSAMLASWVMQASMNPLGIAIAVAKDRAIESLLHVGDRFILNVLEEDNYQSLMKHFLKRFSPGADRFAGIKTYSASNGCPILAEALAYMECEVTMRMECSDHWIIYSNVQTGRVAKIDALTAVHHRKVGNHY
- the secA gene encoding preprotein translocase subunit SecA, producing the protein MLKTLLGDPNARKLKKYQPYISEINLLEEDIKALSDEDIKGKTTEFKQRLANGETLDDILPEAFAVVREAGRRVLGLRHFDVQLLGGVILHTGQIAEMKTGEGKTLVATLPSYLNALTGKGVHVVTVNDYLARRDAEWMGQVHRFLGLSVGLIQASMTPQERKKNYDCDITYVTNSEVGFDYLRDNMATSMADVVQRPFNYCVIDEVDSILIDEARTPLIISGQVERPTEKYTEAARIANALKKDEHYEVDEKARNVLLTDEGFAEAERLLEVKDLFDPEDPWAHFVFNAIKAKELFLKDVNYIVRNGEVVIVDEFTGRVLPGRRWSDGLHQAIEAKERVEIQPETQTLATITYQNLFLLYPKLAGMTGTAKTEEAEFEKIYKLEVTVIPTNRTRRRQDLSDMVFKTEAGKWRAIAQECAEMHNLGRPVLVGTTSVEKSEYLSQLLKQMSVPHELLNARPENVEREAEIVAQAGRKGAVTIATNMAGRGTDIILGGNSEYMARLKLREYLLPRIVKPEDEDIFAIHRAGGLPPAATGGGQGFAPGRKVKTWKASPQVFPTQLSKETEQLLRQAVESAVREYGDRSLPELEAEDKVAIAAEKAPTDDPIVQQLRQAYNRVKQEYEAFTNREHQEVVDLGGLHVIGTERHESRRIDNQLRGRAGRQGDPGSTRFFLSLEDNLMRIFGGDRVARLMDAFNVEEDMPIESGMLTRSLEGAQKKVETYYYDIRKQVFEYDEVMNNQRKAIYAERRRVLEGQDLKEQVIEYAERTMDDIVNYYINPDLPSEEWELDKLVEKVKEFVYLLADLQPTQLEDMSMGEIKAFLHEQVRIAYDMKEAQIDQIQPGLMRQAERFFILQRIDTLWREHLQQMDALRESVGLRGYGQKDPLIEYKTEGYELFLDMMVNIRRDVVYSLFMFQPQPQPVVQTSSEMV
- a CDS encoding Uma2 family endonuclease translates to MTVSQSHSYLSPEDYLEAEKSSPIKHEYIQGKIYAMSGVSDAHVTIATNLIAFLRNHVRGTGCRLYATDMKARIESLNIFYYPDIMITCDQRDTNFEYFKRYPCLIIEVLSPSTEAFDRGDKFSDYQELETLQEYILISQTRKRVDCFRRNCEGRWVLYSYRGNQELQFTSVNFSCSLADIYKDVSFPENVNPTSV
- a CDS encoding SAM-dependent chlorinase/fluorinase; this translates as MYICVIADYGTGDPAFTEVVQRLLMAFPHAQVHSLSVPPFSTLATGFWIAQLGLNPGYSDRLIYHNCAPRQDDPQSRRDNEGEGLTYALLSNDVKVVGVNAGYTLSFVKNHTKLLKVVNVSRGGSQFRSRDVFPPAAAAIVNEDFSLLGDSIDPEQIPDVPLDRIAWIDGYGNIKTTIPADTINLEPETKVVIRIGDVVSDAVYSDGSFKVPEGTLAFAPGSSGWQSASGGEPIRWMELFLRGGNAWERFGKPRVNQRITQIA